CGGCCTGTGTGCGGTGGCCCAGGTCGGTGCCGTCCTGCTCCCGGCCGCTGACCAGGACGGAGCCGTCCTGACGCTCGGCGAGGGCCAGTTCGGAGGGTTTCTGCCGGAAGGTGCCGTCGTCGGCGATGGGCCAGGTGTCCCGGGCACCGATGCGCCAGTGGCCGCCGTGGTCGTCGCTCACGATCAGCGCCGCGTGGTTGGCGGTCGTCCGGCTGCCGTCCCAGGTCTCGGTGTTGACCCCGAAGACCAGCCGGCCCGCGTAGCGGCCCCGGGTCAGCTGGATACCGTGCACCGGCCCGGTCGCGTACCAGGAGTTCCAGTCGGCGGGCAGGATCTCCGGGCTCAGATCGCGCGGGGCGGACCAGGTCCGTCCGTCGTCGTCGCTGTACTGGATGTGCGGGGTACGGTCGCAGGGGATCAAGCAACTGGCGCTGTCGGTCCGGCCCGTGTTGTACGTCTCCGCGAGCCAGACCCGGCCCGTTGTGCGGTCCACGATCGGCGCCGGGTTGCCGTGGGTGTCGCCACCGCCGTCGGTGACCACCTCCAGCGGGCCCCAGGTGCGGCCGCCGTCGATGGAGCGCTTGAGCACGATGTCTATGTCGGCGGCGTCCCCGCAGTTGAGGACCCGGCCCTCGGCGAAGGCCAGCAGGGTGCCGTCGGTCGTCTTCACGATCGCCGGGATGCGGAAGCACGCGTAGCCGGGATCCTGGGAGGCCTTGAACAGGACCTGCTGCTCGAACTCGGATGAGCCGGCGGAGGGTTGGGCATGCGCGGGGCGGGTGGTGGCGAGCGGCAGTACGAACAGGGCCGCCGCCGTGCACACGGCGGCGAGCGCGGTTCTCAGACGTACGCGAAGACCTGACGGCATGGAGGGGCCTGCCCTTCGTCGGCCGGATATCTGGACAGCCGGACATCCCATGCCCAACGTGCGCCCCATCGAAGGTAGTTGGGGTCAGGGCGCCTCACAAGAAGCGTGCGGCACGCGACGGGTGTGCATGCCCTACGGGCGCAGTACGACCTTGCCGAGGTTGGCCCGCGTCCCGATCGCTTCGTGCGCCTTCGCCACGTCCTGAAGTGCGAACTCGGCATGGACGGCGGGTCTTAGGGCACCTTCGGCGAAGAGCCGCCACAGCTCCCGGCGCCACTGCTCGTACAGGTCCGGCCGGCCGCGGGCGATCAGCGCCATCTGGAAACCGATCACCGACTTGGCGCCCACCAGCAGGTCGTACGCCTGGAGGGTGCCGCCGCCCGAGCTGTAGGCGACGAGCCGGCCGTGCGGGGCGAGGGCGGCGAGGGCCGGGGTGAGCAGGTCACCGCCGACCGCATCCAGGACACAGTCGACCGGATCCCCCCAACTGTCGTCGGTGTACTGCATACAGTCGTCCGCACCCAGTGCGCGCACGAAGTCCGCCTTCGCCGGGTCGGACACGGCTCCCACCACCCGCCCGGCACCCCGTGCCCGCGCCAGCTGCACGGCGAGGTGACCGATCCCGCTCGCCGCCGCCGTGACGAGGACCGCCTCGCCCGGCGCTTGCCGCGCCGCCTCCAGTGCCCCGTACGCCACCAGGCCGCTGCGCACCAGTGCGACCGCGTCCACGGCGTCGGCGCCGTCCGGTATGGGGGACGTCATGGCCTCGTGCAGCAGGGCGAAGTCGGCGTATCCGTGCCCGAAGCACATCCCCGTCACCCGGTCGCGCGGCCGGAAGCGGGTCACGCCCTCGCCGGCCGCCACCACCTCGCCGGCAATCTCTCCACCGAGGGCGATGGGCTCGGCGGCCTCGGTGACCTTGCGGAC
The genomic region above belongs to Streptomyces sp. CG1 and contains:
- a CDS encoding zinc-binding alcohol dehydrogenase family protein, which codes for MRRVRYESTGGPLFVEEAPVPEPGPGELLVRCAAIGVTLPVVRKVTEAAEPIALGGEIAGEVVAAGEGVTRFRPRDRVTGMCFGHGYADFALLHEAMTSPIPDGADAVDAVALVRSGLVAYGALEAARQAPGEAVLVTAAASGIGHLAVQLARARGAGRVVGAVSDPAKADFVRALGADDCMQYTDDSWGDPVDCVLDAVGGDLLTPALAALAPHGRLVAYSSGGGTLQAYDLLVGAKSVIGFQMALIARGRPDLYEQWRRELWRLFAEGALRPAVHAEFALQDVAKAHEAIGTRANLGKVVLRP